Sequence from the Coregonus clupeaformis isolate EN_2021a unplaced genomic scaffold, ASM2061545v1 scaf0640, whole genome shotgun sequence genome:
ACTACTGCCAAAATATGGACTGTGAGATTTTGTTGAATGTGAAGTAGGCCTAAATGTGAACTGTTATTGATAGCTAATGGAACTACCAGTAAACATATTTTCATTCTCCAGACAAGCCATCTATATTGGCTAACTCCAGCTGCTCCTACAATGCTGGCCAAGTCTTCTGCAGGTGTCAGGCCCGGGCTCGACCAAAGGCCACAGTGCTGTGGATGGTGGATGGAGAACCCCTGTTCCCTGCCGCTGACCCAATCACCTCCCCCCAGAACCAGAACCACACAGTGATTGGATATCTTGGCTGCAGAGGGCACCTATGAAAATGTGTCTGTCACCTGTCTGGTCAACAACACACATGGCCATGATGAGCTTCTCCTGAGGGTATTTGTGAAAGGTATTATGAAAATGTCCTAAGGTGGTATAAGAGGGTTTCCTTTTGTAATGATCATTATTAGTATGAATTATGTTCAGTGAAAGAAATGAGAGATTGTACACTCTGTTGTGACGTTTATGCTTTCCACCACGCTGTTTTCTATTCAACATCAATGTACTCGAAGATTATGTCACAGCGCTATTGGTTATTTTCACCATACCAGTATTTTCCTCAATTTTTGGTCTTCACCAGCACCACCCACCAACGTGTCAATCAGCCAGCTCCCAGCCCGGCCTCTGGAGGGAGAAACGGTCACTCTGTCCTGTCTGGGTCACGGTCACCTCCCAGTCAGCTCCTACAAGTGGTACCGTGTGTTCGGGGAGCAGGCAGTCCTGCTCAAAGAGGATTCTGGGAGTTTGAGTCTCTCTGTGACCAGAGACGTGGGGCAGTTCCGCTGTTCTGCTCTGAACGAGATGGGAGAGTGCAGTTCAGACACCATGGCTGTGAACGTTgagtgtgtgtattattatgtcaTCAACATTTTGTAACCattttataaaccatgttaaatATGGAAGTTTGCCATAGTCGTTTTGTCATTTTCTCTCTTTCCATTTATCTTACACTCTTTTAGATGCACCAGCTATACTTCCCATCTCCTTCTGTTCTGTGAATGATGGGGAGGtgaggtgtgagtgtgtggtggaCTCTCACCCTGTGGCGAAGATCATTTGGACACCATGGAGCATCCAGGACAATCAGACTCACAACATCACTGACCTGCTCAACTGGAGGATCCTGAGGTCCATTCTCATTGGTCCCAAGGGTGATGACATGGGTGATGTCCTCTGCAATTCAACCAATGAGCATGGGAGTGCCTTCCTCAAACTCCCATTCATTGGTAAGTTTGGCCTCATCTGAGTGAAGGACATAGGGTAATTGgcaaaatgttaaacaaatcaatatctAAAGGACAGTATTTGTCTCTTTATTAAGCAGAAGTTATACCACATTTACTACAATGTAGTGAAGAGAGTAAGATACATTGAAAGAGTGAAAATGAAGCTGGAGTTTGAAAGATTATTATGAGTATTATCGTATCGTATTGCTTCTGTAGCATCTGGCTTGCCCTAATGTATCCTAATGTAAATCCAGCTGATATTTCATGTGAATGTAGAACATTGGAAAGCTCCATGTAGTAAGACTGATGATCACTTTGTGGATTTTTCAATAGCAGGTGAAACGTCTGCCCAGCGGTCCCTGTTCTACGGAGGAGTTGGGGGCGCCCTATTGCTGGTACTCTCCTTTGCCACCTTTTTATTTAGGAGATTCGACTCCACCAAGAGGTGAGAGTGACAATGACACACCATGAGTTACTGATGAGTTAGGCTTCGGCCTTCATAACCAATATtgaacactacactgagtataccaaacattaggaacaccttcctaatatcccaattttgccctcagaacagctttaATTCGttggggaatggactctacaaggtgtcatatgcgttccacagggatgctggcccatgttgacctcaatgcttcccacagttgtgtcaagacggctggatgtcctttggctggtggaccaatcttgatacacacgggaaattgttgagtgtgaaaaacccagcagcgttgcagttcttgacacaaaccgatgcgcctggcacctactaccatatcccattcaaaggcactttaatattttgtcttgcccattctccctctgaatggcacacctacataatccatgtctcaattgtctcaaaactttaaaatccttctttaacctgtctcctcctcttcatctacactgattgaatttgatttaacaagtgacatcaataagggatcctatatttcacctggattcatctggtcagtccatatcatggaaagagcaggtgttcttaatgttttggcCACTCAATTGCATAGTCTTCTGTAACACTTCACTTGAAACCTGCATGTATAATGCATTCTGATAAACACCATGTTTAGTCTAAATTTAGATACATAACCTATTATACGCCTTTTTATAAGACATAACATTATAAAGCATTGTGTTACCCTGTCTTTTCTTTTAAAACTTTTTTTAGGATATTTTGAAGTTTTATCACAGTTGCATATCAGAATATGAGATGGTAGGGTTTATTAGGGATACAGGCGAGATAGTGATTGGCGGAACGAGGGATCAAACCGTGGCCTCCAGGGGATGTATGTTCCAAGGACTGCAGCACTACTACTAGACCAGCTCTGGCAAAgctggtcttttcaaacagcttatataatacattttagtcatttcacagacgctcttatccagagggatttacagtagtgagtggatacattttcgtactggtctcccgttggaatcgaacccacaaccctggcgttgcaagcgccatgctctaccaactgagccacccAGGACACTAAAAGGGACTTATAATCAATTTCACACTATTATGCCAACCTCAGTTTTTGGCTGCGCTACCCCTTTAAACAATAATGTCAGCGATGTCATCTAATGACTGTGGTCTTACCTACACAGAAGAGAATGCCACGCTGCACTAGAGGAGGTTGAGCTGAAGGGGGCACTGCAGGTGATACACCATGAGCCTACTGACTGCCCAGGTAATACACGCACTCTGATGGTGCCAGAAGAGGACTTCCACTATAATGTGTATGACACTGGGCACAGTGTCCAAGTTTAAAATGGCCGTCTCCTCCTTTGTATAAAGCTGGGAGGTAAATATTGGGAGACGggagacaaaaaaaaacacactAGCAACACAGGCCAATAGATATGGAAGATGTTTATTAGAACCAGAGATCAGTGAGAACTGGACTCGAGAACATCTTTGAATGATCATCATATAATAATTTCCTGTGTTTGTTTAGGCAGCCCAGAGGCCCGTGTTCACTGGATTTGAGGTCTATGAGGCCTGGAGCTAAATAActgggagacagacacacaatcaGTTCTGTTTCACCCTCTGTGTTGGTACAGATCACTGGTGTATATATTTACCATACCATTTTTTCTCCTCGAATTCTGGGCATGAATGTTAATACTTAATTAAGCTCCTTAATGACTGGTCAAACCAATATGTCTGACTGCAAGTTATCTAATATACATGCATTGAAATTCTGTGtaaataataatattgtaattACTTGGCAACAGAtcattttgaataaattaaatgTGATTATCAGTGCCTGCGATGTCATGATGATACTGCACATGTATGTTGAcattttgtgtgtctgtgtgtgtgcatgtatttgtgagtgtgtgtcaaTGCGTACGtaagagagcgagatggagagatggagttaTTTTAAGCCTTGCGTGTGGTCATGTGTGGGCTCTCTCTAAGCGTGTATCTGTTCTCATCACCATACCCAGCCCACAGATGACAGTGTGCTCCTCCAACTGAAAGAAAGTGTGAGCTTCAGCATGTTGCATTGACCATCCCCAGTATACTGCAAGCCTCTGCACAACCATAGTTCCAGAACACCAGATACAACAACAGAAAGGGGACCACGGCACACCGGTGGCGGCCTCATTCCCCCAACCCCCCCATCCCCCACTGTCCCATACTATCAACCCAACCCCCCCCTCCAACAGTCCCCATGGTCGCTCAATGGGAAAGAGCCACGTGCCTCTGCGCCCACCAGCTCAAGTGCATTTGTTCTCACTGCTGATTGTTGTAAAGGATTTTGCCTCCATAGACAGAAAAGCGAAGGGGATAACTTTTTGGAATTCGGCCTAGGGGGTCCTCTTTGACGTTTTGCTCACGCCAGgcttgcactctctctctctctctctctctcactctttccctgCGGAAGGTTGACACTTAAGAGGGTTTATTTATCCTGAAGAACTCAGGTAAGATGCATCCTGGTACTTTAGCCCCGGTGCTGTTACGTTGTGTTGCCAGATTGGGCCGTTTGGACTGATTGGACTAATAAGCAAGGGTATACAGTAAATCTGTGTGGAATAAAGCATTGTAGCCATGTGGGGCACAGGTGGGCAAAGAGATACACTTCTGTCCACGGAGAAAAATAGCAGAGCTACTGAATGTAAGCATATTTTAGACTAAGACTAATAAAGACTTGTCCTGAAGTGCAATGAAATGGTTAAGGGCTAATTAAATTGAAATAATTCAGTACTAATCAGAATAAGATAATGCTTAAGTCTCTAAAGCTAAATAAGTCAATTACTTTTCTTTAATCATTGCCATTTAATTTTATTTCAAAGTATGCATTAAAATAAATGCAGTCATTCAGCATTCTACAGATATTGACTTCAATGCTTGACCTCAAGTAACTTCTATGCAAGCATGTTGAATGTAGTACAATACATGGAATGGATGGCCAAGATGGATGCACAAGTTATGAGGCATCCTTTAGTTTCTGAAGTACATAGGGCCTTGGTGATTGGTCTGACTGTATTGCAAATAGTATTTACTTTGCATTGAACCCACTGAACTGAATGTTTATTTTCTAGTGCCGCCTGGAGGCAAGAACAATGAGTAAGACAGTTAGCTCTTCATTTCCTCAACCATAAAGGAATCTCTATGGAAGTTTTATGATCTGGAAACATGGAGGTGTTCCAGAGGTGTTATCAGCTTTTGTATCCATAATTTGTTGTTGGTTAGATCTACATGAGCATTTTTTGGAGCCGGTAAATACTTACACCACTGCCCATCCTCCACTCTCACTTTCAAATGTGACACTTAGATATTTCAGTATAACCATGGTTGTGGAGTGTTTGTGTATTTTTGTATGTGTTTGAGGTGCATGCGGTGTAGTAGATAGCGTAAGTGGATTGCACAGTGTTACAGAAATGGAACATGTACAGTTCAAAATAGGATCCATACTGTCTCTGTGCAACTATAGAGACACTTTGCCATCCTGTGTTATTGAATATCTCTGCAAATAAGGAAGTGATACTGTGTTGTTTCATCTAGTTGCACTGTTGCCAAGTGAAGCATTGCCTGCATTGTCTGGTTCTATGCACCATTGATGCTTCTGTCTAGGTCTCTGTATGTTGTGTTTAGTTTGTAGGCATAGTGTGTGCCATTGTGGACTGCAGGCCTGGGGTCAATtctatttcaattcagtcaatccAGGAAGTGAAAACAATCACTTCCTGGACTTTAAACAGCTATTTGTAGTTCTGGACATGCAATTCACTTCCTGAATTCACTGAATTaatatggaattgaccccaaccctggctgCCTGCAACTTTTTGAGTGCATCCGCAAAGCCTTGCATCGTCCAATGGCTGACTGTATTGCCTGTGCCCCATGGCTGGTGTTTACTGTGTTGCCTGTGCCCGATGGCTGACTGTGTTGCCTGTGCTAGATGGTTGCCTGTattgactgtgccattgaccccGTCCCTCTGCCTTTATGTGCGCTGCAGTGCGTAGAGCCTCGCCGCCGCCGCAGTTTCACTCAGGATGCACAGCTTCATGGGAGGGGGTCTGTTCTGCGCCATAGTGGGGAACATCCTGCTGGTGGTCTCGACTGCGACTGACTACTGGATGCAGTACCGCCTGTCGGGCAGCTTCGCCCACCAGGGCCTGTGGAGGTACTGCATGTCGGGCAAGTGCTATATGCAGACGGACAGCATCGGTGAGTGGGGCGCACTGGGGACCCATAGGACCGCTGGGACTGCCTGTATggcatccatattaggaagtCCCTCAGTTGTCAGACGAAACTCCCTTAGTTGAAGGACTTCCTAATATGAATGCTGTACGCCTGTCTTAGCCATGTCCAGGACTACCGAGGAGGTCTGTAATGAAGGAGATGACTGAATGACTGAAATAGTAACAAGTGTCATTAGACTCAGACTCAATAGAATCAATATGTTTTTTAGACTCAATATGTTTTTACAGTTAACTATGGAGGCAAATCATGCACCCGTTAGCTCTAATTGGCTGGCACTAGTTTGGGTGAAAAGGAACAATTGGAGCATTAGACTGAATGAATGGGTCAAGACACGGTTTTCACAGGCGTGTGGGCTTGTGACTTTCTCTAATCTTTGAAATGGTATCTGTCCTCTCGTTTTCTTGttttattcctctctctctctctctctgtccttagcCTACTGGAATGCTACCCGTGCCTTCATGATCCTGTCGGCCATGTCGTGCTTCGCGGGCATCATCGCAGGCATTCTCTCCTTCGCCCATTTCTCCGCCTTCGAGAGGTTCAACCGCTCCTTCGCTGCAGGGATCATGTTCTTTGTCTCCAGTGAGTCCCACTGGACATTGCGAAGCTAACAGAGTTAGACACAATACACAAATCAGGGGCGCAATTTGGTTTAAAAGATGggggggatatatatatatattttttatccagtcagataaacactccaaacagcctacccgaccactcggagacgtctgcatggtcctaaagcacaccgttgcctcgttttgtatcacattccaattataaaactgggagggaaaaaaatgcaatttcagaatgtgggggagacatgtccccagtgaaagttgcacccctgacAGAAATACTCCCAGCCTTAATACACAAATGTAAATGAATCCAGGATAAATCATTATGTCGATGTTTACTGACCCGACCGCTATTTTACCTACAGTTCTATCTACTGTAAATTGGGAGTCCTAATTTGAATGTCTCCTCTCTTACTCTCCGCCAGCTCTCTTTGTTCTGCTTGCAATGGCCATCTACACTGGGGTGACGGTGAACTTCCTGGGGAAGCGCTTCGGTGACTGGCGCTTCTCCTGGTCCTACATACTGGGCTGGGTGGCACTGCTAATGACCTTCTTTGCAGGTAAGAATGATACAGACATAAATATGGATAGAGGGCACACTTGCCAGAAAGTCTGTTTTAGCATGGCAGCACCATTGAAAGCTTACACCATTTTAAAGgtgtcaactgggtgggacttcctgtaggttaaggaaggatcatagaattccatccaggtcagcGGGAGGGATCTGCCAAAGAATTATACTCCTGAGAAAACATTCCAACACTGCAtgtggcagtaaatcaccaactTTGGCTGTATGCCTGTTTCGACAAAACACAATctcgcacagtaggtggcggtatgcTCCTTTTCCGCTTGTTTACAGACCGCCGATAAATGCATAGAAGAAGACAATATTCAACTAGACAAAATGGAggagctgcccatgctgtcaTGGAAGTGATCAATGGCAAATAAAGGAGTGTGCCCTCTTTTCATTTATTTATCTATGGATAAGTAATTATTTGAAATCCAGAAATGCTAGTTGAATCGAGTCAAACCAAACACTGCAGAATATCATCAATTGTTGTAGTTTTATTGATGAAACATGCAGACAATGCTGGTATTTATTGATAACAGATTATACACTATTCTTTATATATCTCTATGGGAACTACCTCAAGTAGCACAGATGCTGGACAGTTGTTGATTTGAATTCTTTTTATTTTGCAGGTATATTTTACATGTGTGCCTACAGAATGCATGAATGCAGGAGAGTGACGGGCCCACGCTAAAAGAGAGAGGAAAGCCAGTGAAAAGATGGCAAAACAGGGACATTTTGGCCCCTGCAATTCCAACATGATGAAATAATCAAGCTTACACCAATAGAAATATCACTGAAATATAGAAAATGTACTAGAAAATTGAGAACCAAAGATTAATACAAAATGTTTTGATTCTGCCTGAGCAGTTTACGTGTCATTTTAATAAAGCTGTAACTCTCTTAAACAGTAAAACATTTACACTCTTTCTTACATTCAACCTTGAAACTCTTGAGTACAGGAAGGTCTTTGCAACACAAATATGTTAGCAGATTCATGCCAATACAAATGGAGGTTGAAAAGATGTAGCATTATGTGTCAATTCAAATGGGTATACAGAACATACTCT
This genomic interval carries:
- the lim2.5 gene encoding lens intrinsic membrane protein 2.5, giving the protein MHSFMGGGLFCAIVGNILLVVSTATDYWMQYRLSGSFAHQGLWRYCMSGKCYMQTDSIAYWNATRAFMILSAMSCFAGIIAGILSFAHFSAFERFNRSFAAGIMFFVSTLFVLLAMAIYTGVTVNFLGKRFGDWRFSWSYILGWVALLMTFFAGIFYMCAYRMHECRRVTGPR